A single genomic interval of Tsukamurella paurometabola harbors:
- a CDS encoding capsid cement protein: MANEAKPLFRPGANVTAVTTAAVTGKTFVGVSATRDTDSGLVKVAPATGAAKPFGVAGYDAASGATLPVLRGGILFVTAGGAIAAGAQVEVGAGGKAVTLASGVAVGVALETGTANNDVLIALDI; this comes from the coding sequence ATGGCGAATGAAGCAAAGCCCCTGTTCCGACCCGGCGCCAACGTCACCGCGGTGACGACCGCCGCGGTCACCGGCAAGACGTTCGTCGGGGTCTCCGCGACCCGCGACACCGACTCCGGCCTCGTCAAGGTCGCCCCCGCCACGGGCGCGGCCAAGCCGTTCGGCGTCGCCGGGTACGACGCCGCGTCCGGCGCGACCCTGCCCGTCCTGCGCGGCGGGATCCTGTTCGTCACGGCCGGCGGCGCGATCGCTGCGGGCGCGCAGGTCGAGGTCGGCGCGGGCGGGAAGGCTGTGACCCTCGCGTCCGGCGTCGCCGTCGGCGTCGCCCTGGAGACCGGCACCGCCAACAACGACGTGCTCATCGCACTGGACATCTGA
- a CDS encoding phage portal protein, translated as MRKQAAVDAARQIMSGARAWESHRLDRIFRAMQPARDLALSPSALDVPVSLQQWENAAGVNPLDVIVPPDAPPAMQRLAGKSRTNFLPLVVDTFGQVMKVDNYLASDGESTPAAWNDWQRNRFDARQTGVHRSALTYGASYVTVLPGDDENGPAWRGVSPRNMTAIYADPDDEWPIMALEVDRKLVKLYDETNVYYLGAENTPTDLFGAPNWATVADIEFIEAREHGVGRCPVVRFRDKMLLDGEEQFGIVEPLMTIQQRINETNFGMLVTQYFSAFRQRYVMGWYPESELEEARAFAGDTWLFKDADVKVGQFEESSPEYYIKSKASAIQDLGAISQLPIQNFGSDGISNISAETLSALETGMSRKSDEITTSFGESWEQAFRLSAYISGDTKGAQDFGAEVKWRDVTARSFAQTVDGLGKLGQMLGVPDEILWEDIPNWTREKVKRAQTMRESTDPLTRMYLGNRAVNDDAAGGGE; from the coding sequence ATGCGGAAGCAGGCCGCAGTGGACGCCGCACGGCAGATCATGTCCGGCGCGCGCGCGTGGGAATCGCACCGCCTCGACAGGATCTTCCGCGCCATGCAGCCGGCGCGTGACTTGGCGCTGAGCCCGTCGGCGCTCGACGTTCCGGTGTCGTTGCAGCAGTGGGAGAACGCGGCGGGCGTGAACCCGCTCGACGTGATCGTGCCCCCGGATGCCCCGCCCGCGATGCAGCGCCTCGCGGGGAAGTCGCGCACGAACTTCCTGCCGCTGGTGGTCGACACCTTCGGTCAGGTGATGAAGGTCGACAACTACCTCGCGTCGGACGGGGAGAGCACCCCGGCGGCGTGGAACGACTGGCAGCGGAACCGGTTCGACGCGCGGCAGACCGGTGTGCACCGGTCCGCGCTCACCTACGGCGCCAGCTACGTGACGGTGCTCCCCGGCGACGACGAGAACGGCCCGGCGTGGCGCGGCGTGTCCCCGCGGAACATGACCGCGATCTACGCGGACCCCGACGACGAGTGGCCGATCATGGCCCTCGAGGTCGACCGCAAGCTGGTGAAGCTGTACGACGAGACGAACGTGTACTACCTCGGCGCGGAGAACACGCCGACGGACCTGTTCGGCGCCCCGAACTGGGCGACCGTCGCGGACATTGAGTTCATCGAGGCCCGCGAGCACGGCGTCGGCCGCTGCCCGGTGGTGCGGTTCCGCGACAAGATGCTCCTGGATGGCGAGGAACAGTTCGGCATCGTCGAGCCGCTGATGACGATCCAGCAGCGCATCAACGAGACGAACTTCGGAATGCTGGTCACCCAGTACTTCTCGGCGTTCCGCCAGCGGTACGTGATGGGCTGGTACCCGGAGAGTGAGCTCGAAGAGGCGCGGGCGTTCGCCGGCGACACCTGGCTGTTCAAGGACGCCGACGTGAAGGTGGGCCAGTTCGAGGAGAGTTCGCCCGAGTACTACATCAAGTCGAAGGCGTCCGCGATCCAGGATCTCGGCGCGATCTCCCAGCTCCCCATCCAGAACTTCGGGTCCGACGGCATCAGCAACATCAGCGCCGAGACCCTGTCCGCGCTCGAGACCGGCATGTCCCGCAAGAGCGACGAGATCACCACCAGCTTCGGCGAGTCCTGGGAGCAGGCGTTCCGGCTGTCGGCGTACATCTCCGGCGACACCAAGGGCGCGCAGGACTTCGGCGCCGAGGTGAAGTGGCGCGACGTCACCGCGCGCTCGTTCGCGCAGACCGTCGACGGGCTCGGCAAGCTCGGGCAGATGCTCGGCGTGCCCGACGAGATCCTGTGGGAGGACATCCCCAACTGGACGCGGGAGAAGGTCAAGCGCGCGCAGACGATGCGCGAGAGCACGGACCCGCTGACACGGATGTACCTGGGGAATCGTGCGGTGAACGATGACGCAGCCGGCGGCGGCGAGTAG
- a CDS encoding Gp19/Gp15/Gp42 family protein, with protein sequence MATGDPYAGVSDLEARWRPLNDAETAVATTLLGDASYWVRQWFPAETAQIDAGEADATGVKILVCTMVKRAMIALNDDSKSSETEMYGPFMHVRAFSNPSGNLYILDSECDMIRGRTPGFKSLRMNGAW encoded by the coding sequence ATGGCGACGGGTGACCCGTACGCAGGGGTCTCCGACCTCGAGGCCCGCTGGCGGCCCCTGAACGACGCTGAGACCGCGGTAGCGACCACGCTGCTCGGTGACGCCTCGTACTGGGTCCGCCAGTGGTTCCCCGCGGAGACCGCGCAGATCGACGCCGGCGAGGCCGACGCCACCGGCGTGAAGATCCTGGTGTGCACCATGGTCAAGCGGGCCATGATCGCGCTCAACGACGACAGCAAGTCCTCCGAGACCGAGATGTACGGCCCGTTCATGCACGTGCGCGCCTTCTCCAACCCGTCGGGGAATCTGTACATACTCGACTCCGAGTGCGACATGATCCGCGGCCGCACACCCGGCTTCAAGTCCCTGCGGATGAACGGCGCCTGGTGA
- a CDS encoding terminase → MATTLSAGVATKDDDSYAALRAPADWYWHELEGSSGRVAPKRRWEPVKIGPTWQTVGGGWVLPKLTLGWHMLGWCGMRLRGPDGAEQVFTLEQARFLLWYYAVDENGRWLTSNAVLQRLKGWGKDPLGAAIAAYSAFGPSMVDRIDDDGTVHGTQNPAAWVQVVAVSQEQTKNTMKLFPTILPPETIRRYGIQIGRLNVWGLGDTVQIEAITSSPLAVEGGRPTQVIRNETQNWNSSNQGHDLAGAVDGNVAKSPRGTARILDICNAYRPGTDSVGERTREAWENACAAGIDIGLLYDSLEAPPDAPLTVEEAPAVLEAVRGDAYWLDTASDGEILKSIARTTNSPSESRRKWYNQITATADAWITPQAFDVQAVPQIVADGEPVVLFFDGSKSDDSTGLVGCRLSDGFVFTAGVWERPPGREVWQVDREAVDLRVTETVERLNVIGLWADPSDARDDETGERFWEDLLDRWARRWGRQFTMHAVKTGDGAHPIIWDMRSPAHQKLFVEHAERAMTDIMEGNFPHDGHKKLAQHVKNARRRPSKYGVSLGKEHRESRRKVDLAVCAVGARMMWRIHQAAQADAKIRTNQAMSITRRRW, encoded by the coding sequence GTGGCGACGACGCTCAGCGCGGGTGTCGCGACGAAGGACGACGACTCCTACGCGGCACTCCGCGCGCCGGCCGACTGGTACTGGCACGAGCTCGAGGGTTCGTCCGGCAGGGTCGCGCCAAAGCGGCGGTGGGAGCCGGTGAAGATCGGCCCGACGTGGCAGACCGTCGGCGGCGGCTGGGTGCTCCCGAAGCTGACCCTCGGCTGGCACATGCTCGGCTGGTGCGGGATGCGGCTCCGTGGCCCTGACGGCGCGGAGCAGGTGTTCACACTCGAGCAAGCGCGGTTCCTGCTCTGGTACTACGCCGTCGACGAGAACGGCCGCTGGCTGACGTCGAACGCGGTGCTGCAGCGGCTGAAGGGCTGGGGCAAGGACCCGCTGGGCGCGGCGATCGCCGCGTACTCGGCGTTCGGGCCGTCGATGGTCGATCGGATCGACGACGACGGCACCGTCCACGGGACGCAGAACCCGGCGGCGTGGGTGCAGGTCGTCGCGGTGTCGCAGGAGCAGACGAAGAACACGATGAAGCTGTTCCCGACGATCCTCCCGCCGGAGACGATCCGGCGGTACGGCATCCAGATCGGCCGGCTGAACGTGTGGGGCCTCGGCGACACGGTGCAGATCGAGGCGATCACGTCGTCCCCGCTCGCCGTGGAGGGCGGACGGCCGACGCAGGTGATCCGCAACGAGACGCAGAACTGGAACAGCTCGAACCAGGGCCACGACCTCGCGGGCGCTGTCGACGGCAACGTGGCGAAGTCGCCGCGGGGCACAGCCCGGATCCTCGACATCTGCAACGCGTACCGGCCGGGCACGGACTCGGTGGGGGAGCGGACCCGGGAAGCGTGGGAGAACGCGTGCGCGGCCGGCATCGACATCGGCCTGCTGTACGACTCCCTCGAGGCACCGCCGGACGCCCCGCTGACGGTGGAGGAAGCGCCCGCGGTGTTGGAGGCGGTCCGCGGCGACGCGTACTGGCTGGACACCGCGTCGGACGGCGAGATCCTGAAGTCGATCGCGCGGACCACGAACAGCCCCAGCGAGTCCCGGCGGAAGTGGTACAACCAGATCACCGCGACCGCGGATGCGTGGATCACCCCGCAGGCGTTCGACGTGCAGGCTGTGCCGCAGATCGTGGCCGACGGCGAACCGGTGGTGCTGTTCTTCGACGGGTCGAAGTCGGACGACTCGACGGGCCTCGTCGGCTGCAGGCTGTCCGACGGGTTCGTGTTCACCGCCGGTGTGTGGGAACGTCCACCGGGCCGCGAGGTGTGGCAGGTGGACCGCGAGGCCGTCGACCTCCGTGTCACCGAGACGGTGGAGCGGCTGAACGTGATCGGCCTGTGGGCCGACCCATCGGACGCCCGCGACGACGAGACGGGTGAGCGGTTCTGGGAAGACCTCCTGGACCGCTGGGCGCGCCGCTGGGGTCGCCAGTTCACGATGCACGCGGTGAAGACCGGCGACGGTGCGCACCCGATCATCTGGGACATGCGCTCACCGGCGCACCAGAAGCTGTTCGTCGAGCACGCCGAGCGCGCGATGACGGACATCATGGAAGGCAACTTCCCCCACGACGGGCACAAGAAGCTGGCGCAGCACGTGAAGAACGCGCGCCGCCGGCCGTCGAAGTACGGCGTCTCGCTCGGCAAGGAGCACCGCGAGTCCCGCCGGAAGGTCGACCTCGCGGTGTGTGCGGTCGGCGCCCGGATGATGTGGCGGATCCATCAGGCCGCGCAGGCGGACGCGAAGATCCGCACGAACCAGGCGATGTCGATCACGCGAAGGAGGTGGTGA
- a CDS encoding major capsid protein, producing MANTAYSQEYPLGSPAVVGNSLTVDLMLKQPTRINAYLSNIALKGYFAERIFTNGGGVSGGALVYDQLTSNDLFPTRSVQEVAPGAEFPEVTFDRPEPKTAQVKKLGGKFRVTDEARDRNDLSAIQNEGVKLGNDVQRQLHTRALGELEASLTAIGADGTMVGKSWADATALTISTENKAALPAADLAELRRRAAVKELGSEFNLLVLHPNEVANLSIIYGDAEGWLRAQGFGLAVSNIVTAGSAYAVSEGLVGQVRYEQELRTVAFRDDATESTWVQTSIRPVFAVTNPFNAIKITGLAA from the coding sequence ATGGCTAACACCGCATACTCGCAGGAGTACCCCCTCGGGTCGCCCGCCGTGGTCGGCAACAGCCTGACCGTCGACCTGATGCTGAAGCAGCCGACGCGGATCAACGCGTACCTGTCGAACATCGCTCTCAAGGGCTACTTCGCGGAGCGGATCTTCACCAATGGCGGCGGCGTGTCCGGCGGCGCGCTGGTCTACGACCAGCTCACGTCGAACGACCTGTTCCCGACCCGCTCGGTGCAGGAGGTCGCCCCGGGCGCCGAGTTCCCCGAGGTCACGTTCGACCGGCCCGAGCCGAAGACCGCGCAGGTCAAGAAGCTCGGCGGCAAGTTCCGCGTCACCGACGAGGCACGCGACCGCAACGACCTCTCGGCGATCCAGAACGAGGGCGTCAAGCTCGGCAACGACGTGCAGCGCCAGCTGCACACGCGCGCCCTCGGCGAGCTCGAGGCGTCGCTCACCGCGATCGGCGCCGACGGCACCATGGTCGGCAAGTCGTGGGCCGACGCCACCGCGCTCACGATCTCCACGGAGAACAAGGCCGCCCTTCCGGCCGCGGACCTCGCGGAGCTCCGGCGCCGTGCCGCGGTCAAGGAGCTCGGCTCCGAGTTCAACCTCCTGGTGCTGCACCCGAACGAGGTCGCGAACCTGTCGATCATCTACGGCGACGCCGAGGGATGGCTGCGGGCGCAGGGCTTCGGCCTGGCGGTGTCGAACATCGTCACCGCCGGCAGCGCCTACGCGGTGTCCGAGGGCCTCGTCGGGCAGGTCCGCTACGAGCAGGAGCTCCGTACCGTCGCCTTCCGGGACGACGCCACGGAGTCGACGTGGGTGCAGACCAGCATCCGCCCCGTGTTCGCGGTGACCAACCCGTTCAACGCCATCAAGATCACCGGGCTCGCGGCCTGA
- a CDS encoding HNH endonuclease, producing MSRWNDGGRYHGGFPTSVRREARRTLPMRCARCGADNAPLELDHIVNAAAGGTNDLTNAQWLCTDCHAAKTKTEALHGATARRARLRLPVEPHPGLAPRPTNTPSNTTFDTPPAFDPTPPLGEDPEPRSRQRRDV from the coding sequence ATGAGCCGCTGGAACGACGGCGGACGCTACCACGGAGGCTTCCCCACCTCGGTACGCCGTGAGGCCCGCCGAACCCTGCCGATGCGGTGCGCACGATGCGGAGCCGACAACGCACCGCTCGAGCTCGACCACATCGTCAACGCGGCGGCCGGCGGCACCAACGACCTGACTAACGCCCAGTGGCTCTGCACCGACTGCCACGCAGCGAAGACCAAGACCGAAGCCCTCCACGGCGCCACTGCCCGGCGCGCCCGGCTCCGACTCCCCGTCGAGCCGCACCCAGGACTCGCCCCAAGACCCACCAACACCCCGTCGAACACCACGTTCGACACACCACCGGCGTTCGACCCAACCCCACCCCTGGGGGAGGACCCCGAACCCCGATCACGCCAGCGCCGGGACGTATAG
- a CDS encoding DUF732 domain-containing protein encodes MKKIAITALIVLAAVPLGAGTSTAWAGGYSPTETVFLTNMGLLGHPQSSPDIAQSQIDLGRAYCSAMRSGMTAAEIVARRSGSLSQTYRADVIASAVDDGSLCPDQA; translated from the coding sequence GTGAAGAAGATCGCAATCACCGCCCTCATCGTCCTTGCAGCAGTTCCGCTCGGAGCTGGCACCAGCACCGCCTGGGCCGGCGGGTACTCCCCCACCGAAACCGTGTTCCTCACCAATATGGGCCTGCTCGGGCACCCGCAGAGCTCCCCGGACATCGCCCAGTCGCAGATCGACCTCGGCAGGGCGTACTGCAGCGCCATGCGCAGCGGAATGACAGCTGCGGAGATCGTCGCTCGACGGTCGGGATCGCTGTCGCAGACCTACCGAGCAGACGTGATCGCGTCGGCCGTAGACGACGGCTCCCTCTGCCCGGATCAGGCATAG
- a CDS encoding NUMOD4 domain-containing protein: MAPICEFCHFDYIDRTDHSDCGPDAEETTVTESWAPIPDSAHYEVSDLGNVRSVTHTSIASNGIPRTIEGKPIARLTTENGSPYVSIRRDAAVRPTNRRIAALVLEAHAGPAPQGARPRVINGDRSDVRLANLEWAGPKPPKSKTPRVPRAATKRPAAPARAPRPPKPAPPTEVVIDLTGLPMMSPNGRPNHYARARDTHTIRHSVAWRARAAHIPTGLDHLTIEYHYRPAEDRYAWDARNLASAGIWKAAQDALHAHRGRSNGPTHPIVHDDSPSFMTEVGPTQHPARKGELAATWLVIRWTVNTEKAS; the protein is encoded by the coding sequence ATGGCCCCTATCTGCGAGTTCTGCCACTTCGACTACATCGACCGCACGGACCACTCGGACTGCGGCCCCGACGCTGAGGAGACCACCGTGACCGAGTCCTGGGCCCCGATCCCCGACTCCGCCCACTACGAGGTGTCCGACCTCGGCAACGTCCGCTCGGTCACGCACACGAGCATCGCGAGCAACGGCATCCCCCGCACCATCGAGGGGAAGCCGATCGCCCGCCTCACCACCGAGAACGGTTCCCCGTACGTGTCGATCCGCCGGGACGCCGCTGTCCGGCCGACGAACCGGCGCATCGCCGCGCTGGTCCTCGAAGCGCACGCCGGCCCCGCACCGCAGGGCGCTCGACCGCGGGTGATCAACGGCGACCGCAGCGATGTCCGCCTGGCGAACCTCGAGTGGGCGGGACCGAAGCCGCCGAAGTCGAAGACGCCGAGGGTGCCGCGCGCGGCCACGAAGCGACCCGCCGCCCCGGCCCGCGCGCCCCGCCCACCGAAGCCCGCGCCGCCGACCGAGGTGGTCATCGACCTCACCGGCCTACCGATGATGTCCCCGAACGGCCGCCCGAACCACTACGCGCGCGCCCGCGACACCCACACCATCCGCCACTCCGTCGCCTGGCGGGCCCGCGCCGCCCACATCCCAACCGGCCTCGACCACCTCACGATCGAGTACCACTACCGTCCCGCCGAGGACCGCTACGCCTGGGACGCTCGGAACCTCGCGTCCGCCGGCATCTGGAAGGCGGCTCAAGATGCCCTCCACGCGCACCGCGGCCGCAGCAACGGCCCTACCCATCCGATCGTCCACGACGACAGCCCCAGCTTCATGACCGAGGTGGGGCCTACTCAGCACCCGGCCCGTAAGGGTGAACTCGCCGCGACGTGGCTGGTCATCCGCTGGACCGTCAACACCGAGAAGGCGAGCTGA